One genomic window of Nitrosomonas sp. Is35 includes the following:
- the pyrH gene encoding UMP kinase, which produces MTAVAYKRILLKLSGEALMGEDKYGINHAVMGRIVAEIQEISKLGVEIAIVVGGGNIFRGMKSANDGLERVTADYMGMLATVMNALALQDAMKLVGLVPRIQSALRIEQVVEPYIRGRAIRYLKDGRVVIFAAGTGNPFFTTDTAAALRGMEMNADIMLKATKVDGIYTSDPKINPDATRFHQLSFDEAIAKNLQVMDATALTLCRDQKLPLNVFSIFKTGALKRIITGEDEGTLVTV; this is translated from the coding sequence ATGACCGCTGTTGCTTATAAACGTATTTTACTGAAGCTATCCGGCGAAGCCCTGATGGGTGAAGATAAGTATGGGATCAATCATGCAGTGATGGGCAGAATTGTTGCTGAGATCCAAGAGATCAGTAAATTAGGTGTTGAAATTGCCATTGTGGTTGGCGGCGGAAACATTTTTCGTGGCATGAAGTCCGCCAATGACGGGCTTGAGCGCGTTACCGCGGATTATATGGGTATGTTAGCCACTGTGATGAATGCCCTTGCACTGCAAGACGCCATGAAGCTGGTCGGCTTGGTGCCGCGAATACAGTCCGCTTTACGCATCGAACAAGTCGTGGAACCTTATATTCGCGGACGTGCCATTCGTTATCTGAAAGATGGCAGGGTGGTAATTTTTGCGGCAGGAACCGGCAATCCTTTTTTTACCACTGATACTGCAGCCGCTTTGCGAGGCATGGAAATGAATGCGGATATCATGCTTAAGGCAACCAAGGTGGATGGTATTTATACCAGTGATCCGAAAATTAATCCGGATGCGACGCGCTTTCATCAATTATCTTTTGATGAAGCGATCGCGAAGAATTTACAGGTAATGGATGCAACAGCGCTGACGTTATGCCGGGATCAGAAATTACCGCTCAATGTATTCAGTATTTTCAAGACTGGCGCTCTTAAACGTATAATAACAGGAGAAGATGAAGGAACGTTGGTGACGGTCTGA
- the ispC gene encoding 1-deoxy-D-xylulose-5-phosphate reductoisomerase, with protein sequence MKTTRQITILGSTGSIGESTLDVIARHPDRFQAFALTANHSVEKMLAQCQRFQPRYAVMLDTASAGQLADAIKAAGIRTEVLAGIESLEKVASHPEVDAVMAAIVGAAGIRPTFAAARTGKLVLLANKETLVMAGRIFMDLVKQHNATLLPIDSEHNAIYQSLPHHFNGNLAAAGISRILLTASGGPFRRAPLESLVSVTPEQACAHPNWDMGQKISVDSATMMNKGLEVIEAHWLFEAPPEKIQVVIHPQSVIHSMVAYVDGSVIAQLGNPDMRTPIAHAMGFPERIESGVSALDMFKVAHLDFEEPDFKKFPCLELAYQALAAGGNMPAVLNAANEIAVESFLKRRMPFTAIPVMIAHAMKTVRQEEMSTLDDVLKTDTLARDAARNWLANLQ encoded by the coding sequence ATGAAAACTACCCGTCAAATCACCATACTCGGCTCCACCGGCAGCATCGGAGAGAGCACACTCGATGTTATCGCGCGGCATCCGGATCGCTTTCAAGCGTTCGCATTAACGGCCAATCACAGTGTCGAAAAAATGCTCGCACAATGCCAGCGCTTTCAGCCGCGATACGCGGTCATGCTGGATACAGCCAGCGCCGGGCAGCTGGCCGATGCAATCAAAGCAGCCGGTATCCGGACGGAAGTTCTGGCTGGTATCGAATCGCTGGAAAAAGTCGCTTCACATCCTGAAGTGGATGCCGTGATGGCTGCTATTGTGGGCGCTGCCGGCATCCGCCCAACGTTTGCGGCAGCCCGAACCGGGAAACTGGTATTGCTGGCTAATAAAGAAACGCTGGTCATGGCCGGGCGTATATTCATGGACCTGGTAAAACAGCACAACGCCACGCTATTGCCGATCGACAGCGAACATAACGCCATCTATCAATCATTGCCGCATCATTTCAATGGCAACTTGGCGGCAGCGGGTATCAGCCGCATTTTACTGACCGCTTCGGGCGGACCATTCCGGCGAGCACCGCTGGAATCGCTCGTGAGCGTGACACCGGAGCAAGCCTGTGCACATCCGAATTGGGATATGGGGCAAAAAATCTCGGTGGATTCCGCCACCATGATGAATAAAGGATTGGAAGTGATCGAGGCGCATTGGTTGTTTGAGGCGCCACCGGAGAAAATTCAAGTGGTGATTCATCCGCAAAGTGTCATTCATTCCATGGTTGCTTATGTCGATGGCTCGGTCATTGCGCAATTGGGGAATCCGGATATGCGCACACCCATTGCCCATGCGATGGGCTTTCCCGAGCGGATAGAAAGTGGAGTATCGGCTTTGGACATGTTCAAGGTTGCTCACCTGGATTTTGAAGAACCTGATTTTAAGAAATTTCCGTGTTTGGAATTAGCTTACCAAGCACTCGCCGCAGGCGGAAATATGCCCGCAGTGCTCAATGCGGCCAATGAGATCGCAGTGGAATCGTTTCTTAAAAGACGTATGCCATTTACCGCCATCCCGGTCATGATTGCGCATGCTATGAAAACCGTGCGGCAAGAAGAAATGTCGACATTGGATGATGTATTGAAAACAGATACACTGGCCCGTGATGCAGCGCGGAATTGGCTTGCAAACCTGCAATAA
- the fabZ gene encoding 3-hydroxyacyl-ACP dehydratase FabZ, translating to MSTMNIHEILKYLPHRYPILLVDRVISYEAGKDIVALKNVSINEPFFSGHFPHHPVMPGVLIVEALAQAAAILTLRTEDTVNKEDTVYYFVGIDGVRFKKPVIAGDQLILKVAIERQIKGLWKYSARAEVDGQLVTEAQLMCTSRSV from the coding sequence ATGAGCACCATGAATATTCACGAAATCTTGAAATACTTACCACACCGCTACCCGATTTTACTGGTAGACCGGGTCATTTCATATGAAGCGGGCAAGGATATCGTCGCATTGAAAAACGTTTCCATTAACGAACCGTTCTTTTCCGGACATTTTCCGCATCATCCCGTCATGCCGGGTGTTTTGATTGTCGAAGCATTAGCGCAAGCTGCCGCGATTCTGACGCTGAGAACCGAAGATACGGTTAACAAAGAAGACACGGTTTACTATTTTGTCGGTATCGACGGTGTCCGTTTCAAGAAACCGGTCATCGCCGGTGATCAGCTAATCCTCAAAGTGGCCATCGAACGGCAAATCAAAGGACTGTGGAAGTATTCGGCGCGCGCGGAAGTCGATGGACAGCTCGTGACTGAAGCTCAACTGATGTGCACCTCCAGAAGCGTCTAG
- the frr gene encoding ribosome recycling factor codes for MIADVKKSAEQKMQKSLEALKVDLSKVRSGRAHTGILDHVTVDYYGTQTPINQVANINLIDARTIGVIPWEKKMANAIEKAIRESDLGLNPMPVGETIRVPMPALTEERRRDLFKVVKHEAEAVRVAMRNIRRDANAHLKDLLKSKEISEDEERRGQDEIQKLTDRYILEIDKVLQVKEAELMAV; via the coding sequence ATGATTGCCGATGTAAAAAAATCCGCTGAACAAAAGATGCAAAAAAGCCTGGAAGCATTGAAAGTGGATTTGAGTAAAGTTAGAAGCGGGCGAGCACACACTGGCATACTGGATCATGTCACAGTCGATTACTATGGCACGCAAACGCCGATCAACCAAGTTGCCAATATCAACTTGATTGATGCGCGCACGATCGGTGTTATCCCTTGGGAAAAGAAAATGGCTAATGCCATTGAAAAAGCTATCCGTGAATCCGATCTGGGTTTAAATCCGATGCCGGTAGGCGAAACTATCCGCGTACCGATGCCGGCGCTTACCGAAGAGCGCCGCCGCGATCTGTTCAAAGTGGTAAAACATGAAGCGGAAGCCGTGCGTGTTGCCATGCGCAATATCCGCCGGGACGCGAATGCGCACCTGAAAGACTTATTAAAGTCTAAAGAAATATCGGAAGACGAAGAGCGCCGCGGGCAAGACGAGATTCAAAAGTTAACCGATCGATATATCTTAGAAATTGATAAGGTTTTACAGGTTAAGGAAGCCGAACTGATGGCGGTTTGA
- the bamA gene encoding outer membrane protein assembly factor BamA — MKFQHFAVAVVSFFYAFSCWASDSFIVKDIRVEGIQRTEAGTVFSYLPIKVGDAMNEDKATEAIKALYATGFFKDVKLKSENNILIVEVVERPAIAQISINGAKEFEKDKLLEGLKQAGISESRIFSRSLLERAELELKRQYISRGKYAVKITTTTTPLERNRVAINFDIKEGRTARIKKISFVGNEKFPDKELRGILVLRKPDLLSWFTKNDQYSKQKLAADLETLRSYYLDRGYLEFNIESTQVSITPDLRDIYITVNVTEGAQYTVSDIKVAGDTIVPEEELRKLILLKSGAVFARQKLTESIKSMTDRLGDDGYAFANINASPEIDHEKRQAGFTFFVDPGRRVYIRKINITGNDRTRDEVIRREFRQMEGAWYSTKNINLSKVRVDRLFFFNSVNVETPAVPNKTDQVDINVKVEERPTGSIMFGAGYSQQQGIILNGSVSQNNIFGTGNFFSLDVNTGLINKTYAASFTNPYFTVDGVSLGFDVYKRDLNTRPLTQVGAFKTETIGAGVRLGIPIAEGDIVSFGLAAENTHIGTFDDSPRRYLDFVKEFGTSTNNFPLTVSWARDRRDSAIWPTSGTTHRLFGEVSVPGGDLNYYKVSYNQKWYFPITDFFTLMLNGEAGYGDGYTGNSLPFFKNFFAGGNNSVRGYNLNSLGPRDQFTNTSNSNSILFAVGASKRVVGNIELMFPVPFMKDDRSLRLSTFLDGGTTFNKFGDLNNFMRYSAGLALTWVSPMGPLKVSIAQPLNDQPGDNLQRFQFMFGQQF, encoded by the coding sequence ATGAAATTCCAGCATTTTGCCGTTGCAGTTGTCAGCTTTTTTTATGCGTTCTCCTGTTGGGCCAGCGATTCTTTCATCGTCAAGGATATCCGTGTTGAAGGCATACAACGTACCGAAGCCGGCACGGTATTCAGCTATCTGCCGATTAAAGTCGGCGATGCCATGAATGAGGACAAAGCTACCGAGGCGATCAAGGCGCTGTATGCAACCGGTTTTTTCAAAGATGTAAAATTAAAGTCTGAAAACAATATCTTGATCGTGGAAGTTGTGGAGCGGCCGGCGATTGCGCAAATCAGTATCAATGGTGCGAAGGAATTCGAGAAAGACAAACTGCTCGAAGGATTAAAACAGGCGGGCATATCGGAATCGCGGATTTTCAGCCGCTCATTGCTGGAAAGAGCGGAGCTGGAATTGAAGCGTCAGTACATCAGCCGTGGCAAATACGCCGTCAAAATTACCACAACCACAACCCCTCTTGAACGTAACCGTGTGGCGATTAATTTTGACATCAAGGAAGGCCGCACAGCCCGGATTAAAAAAATAAGTTTTGTCGGTAATGAAAAATTTCCCGACAAAGAGTTGCGTGGCATATTGGTTCTCAGAAAACCTGATTTACTGAGCTGGTTCACCAAGAATGACCAATATTCAAAGCAGAAACTAGCCGCCGACTTGGAAACGCTGCGTTCTTATTATTTGGATCGCGGTTATCTTGAATTCAATATTGAATCTACGCAAGTATCGATTACGCCGGACTTACGCGACATCTATATTACCGTCAACGTGACAGAAGGCGCGCAATATACTGTCTCCGATATCAAAGTGGCTGGCGATACCATCGTGCCGGAAGAAGAATTGCGTAAACTGATTTTACTCAAAAGCGGCGCGGTATTTGCCCGGCAAAAGCTGACCGAGTCGATCAAATCCATGACTGACCGACTTGGTGACGATGGTTATGCCTTTGCCAATATCAATGCATCGCCGGAAATCGATCATGAAAAACGCCAAGCTGGATTTACATTCTTTGTTGACCCGGGCCGTCGGGTTTATATCCGGAAAATCAACATCACAGGTAACGACCGCACACGCGACGAAGTGATCCGGCGCGAGTTCCGGCAAATGGAGGGCGCTTGGTATTCCACGAAAAATATCAATCTCTCCAAAGTGCGTGTAGATCGCTTATTTTTCTTCAATAGCGTCAATGTCGAAACGCCCGCCGTGCCCAATAAAACAGACCAGGTGGACATTAATGTCAAGGTCGAAGAGAGGCCAACCGGGTCCATCATGTTCGGTGCGGGTTATTCGCAACAACAAGGTATTATTCTGAATGGCTCGGTTTCTCAGAATAATATTTTTGGCACCGGTAATTTTTTCAGTCTGGATGTCAATACCGGTCTTATCAATAAAACCTATGCCGCTTCATTTACCAATCCCTATTTTACCGTGGACGGAGTCAGCCTTGGCTTCGATGTTTATAAGCGGGATTTGAATACCCGCCCTTTAACGCAAGTGGGTGCATTTAAAACGGAAACTATCGGGGCCGGCGTCCGCCTGGGTATACCGATTGCCGAAGGCGATATCGTTTCTTTCGGATTGGCTGCGGAAAATACCCATATTGGAACTTTTGACGATAGCCCAAGGCGTTATCTGGACTTTGTCAAAGAATTCGGCACATCGACCAATAATTTCCCATTGACCGTCAGTTGGGCGCGAGACCGCCGTGACAGCGCCATCTGGCCTACTTCCGGCACGACGCATCGATTGTTCGGTGAAGTCAGCGTACCCGGTGGAGATTTGAATTACTACAAAGTCAGTTACAATCAAAAATGGTATTTTCCCATTACCGATTTCTTCACTTTGATGTTAAATGGCGAAGCCGGTTACGGTGACGGATATACCGGAAATTCATTGCCATTCTTCAAAAACTTTTTTGCGGGTGGTAATAACTCCGTCAGGGGATATAATTTGAACTCTTTGGGTCCTCGCGATCAGTTTACAAATACTTCAAACAGCAATTCAATCTTGTTTGCCGTTGGCGCCAGCAAGCGTGTTGTAGGTAATATCGAACTGATGTTCCCGGTTCCCTTTATGAAAGACGATCGATCATTGCGCCTGAGCACATTCCTGGACGGTGGTACCACATTCAATAAATTCGGCGATCTGAATAATTTTATGCGTTACTCGGCCGGATTGGCGCTTACCTGGGTTTCGCCGATGGGGCCGTTGAAGGTTAGTATCGCGCAGCCTTTGAATGACCAGCCTGGCGATAATTTGCAAAGATTCCAGTTCATGTTCGGGCAACAATTCTGA
- the rseP gene encoding RIP metalloprotease RseP, translating to MSITYTIISFILALGILITFHEFGHYLVARWNGVKVLRFCIGFGQPIFRKRWGKDRTEWVIAAIPLGGYVKMLDENEGSVAAEDLPRAFNRQPVARRFAIVAAGPIANFLLAIVLYWLLFILGVNGMKPVVGPVEPATAAAQAQFVEGETIVSIENEPVASWQDARWALLRYAIDQSANVTIQTVNKNGEINLRKLDLSRVDPDKLNENFPGMIGLTSYQPIIKPVIGQVIAGGVGDKAGLQAGDEIIAVYDSEIHTWMDFVKEIRSSPGRTLELEILRNGEMIALTVTPETAAENGKQIGKIGVAPVINQAEFDELLVTVSYSPGKAFQKAIEKTWETTILTLQMLSKMITGDVSLKNVSGPISIADYAGQSAQMGLVSYLAFLALISVSIGVLNLLPIPILDGGHLMYYLIEIIRGNPLPDKAIIIGQKIGMAMLFTLMTFAIYNDINRLITG from the coding sequence ATGTCAATAACCTATACTATCATTTCATTCATACTGGCCCTGGGTATATTGATTACATTTCATGAGTTTGGCCATTATCTGGTGGCGCGCTGGAATGGTGTGAAAGTGCTGCGGTTTTGCATAGGATTCGGCCAACCTATTTTCCGCAAGCGCTGGGGAAAAGACCGGACAGAATGGGTGATTGCCGCTATTCCATTGGGTGGCTATGTCAAGATGCTGGATGAAAATGAAGGCAGCGTTGCGGCGGAGGATTTGCCGCGCGCATTCAACCGTCAGCCGGTCGCCCGGCGTTTCGCTATCGTAGCTGCCGGCCCTATAGCTAATTTTTTGTTGGCGATTGTTTTATATTGGCTGCTTTTCATTCTCGGTGTTAACGGCATGAAGCCCGTGGTGGGTCCGGTTGAACCCGCTACGGCTGCTGCTCAGGCGCAATTCGTAGAAGGCGAGACCATTGTCAGCATCGAAAACGAGCCGGTCGCCAGCTGGCAGGATGCGCGTTGGGCTTTATTACGCTACGCCATCGATCAATCCGCGAATGTAACGATACAAACCGTTAATAAAAATGGCGAAATCAATTTGCGCAAATTGGATCTGAGCCGTGTCGATCCGGATAAGCTCAATGAAAATTTTCCAGGTATGATTGGGCTTACCAGTTATCAACCCATTATCAAACCTGTCATTGGACAAGTCATAGCCGGTGGTGTTGGCGACAAAGCCGGACTGCAAGCTGGCGATGAAATCATCGCTGTGTATGATTCGGAAATCCATACTTGGATGGACTTTGTCAAAGAAATACGCTCAAGCCCCGGACGGACACTGGAGCTGGAAATTTTGCGCAATGGCGAAATGATCGCGCTGACCGTTACGCCGGAAACAGCGGCTGAAAATGGCAAGCAAATCGGCAAAATCGGTGTAGCGCCCGTTATCAATCAGGCTGAGTTTGACGAATTGCTCGTCACCGTCAGTTATTCTCCCGGCAAAGCATTCCAAAAAGCCATCGAGAAAACTTGGGAAACGACCATACTGACATTGCAAATGCTGTCCAAAATGATCACGGGTGACGTTTCACTGAAGAATGTCAGCGGGCCGATCTCCATCGCCGATTATGCCGGTCAATCCGCACAGATGGGGCTGGTGTCGTATCTCGCTTTTCTAGCATTGATCAGTGTCAGCATCGGTGTTTTAAATCTATTGCCGATACCGATTCTGGATGGTGGGCACCTTATGTATTATCTGATTGAAATCATCAGAGGCAATCCGCTTCCTGACAAAGCCATCATTATTGGGCAGAAAATTGGCATGGCCATGCTGTTTACCCTGATGACATTTGCCATCTATAACGATATTAACCGGCTTATTACTGGCTAG
- a CDS encoding OmpH family outer membrane protein, translating to MLKQQINQQRRNLVMVVTVAAIACGFTVAFAGDIKIGVVNTEKILRESQPALLAQKKIEQEFVPRDEEIKKMALEAKNLQDKLEKNSIKMEETERRNLERNLANLSREYQRAQRQMREDLSVRQNEEYSVILERTNRAISKIAEAENYDLILQLQDSVYRSQRIDITDKVIKTLDKE from the coding sequence ATGTTGAAACAACAAATCAACCAACAGCGGCGCAATCTGGTTATGGTGGTAACTGTCGCTGCCATTGCCTGCGGGTTCACGGTTGCTTTTGCTGGCGATATCAAGATCGGCGTAGTGAATACCGAAAAGATTCTGCGCGAATCGCAACCGGCGCTCCTGGCGCAGAAAAAAATCGAGCAGGAATTCGTGCCGCGTGACGAAGAAATCAAGAAAATGGCACTAGAAGCCAAAAACCTGCAAGATAAGCTGGAAAAAAACAGCATCAAGATGGAGGAAACCGAGCGGCGTAATCTGGAAAGAAACCTCGCTAATCTGAGCCGGGAATATCAACGCGCGCAGCGCCAAATGCGCGAAGATCTGAGCGTACGCCAGAACGAAGAATACAGCGTCATCCTGGAGCGCACCAATCGTGCGATCAGCAAAATCGCCGAAGCGGAAAACTATGATCTGATATTACAATTGCAAGACTCGGTTTATAGAAGCCAGCGCATCGATATCACGGATAAAGTGATTAAAACGCTCGACAAGGAATAA
- a CDS encoding phosphatidate cytidylyltransferase produces the protein MLKTRILTAVVILPLFLSALFLLQDIFWVIVILSLTIIGSREWSRLAGFSVRNTIIFMLLTTFIGGELLFQMSESLKANIYSPDLIWVYILSAAFWIISVPPYLKQLYAIKNPLILMLTGWILLLPTCLALYQLRAISPELLLGFMATIWISDSAAYFTGRSFGKHKLAPRISPNKTWEGVAGALVAVLLYGLIWDFWFLEESLAAKLIPLLLFMAILGIIGDLYESLMKRQAGVKDSGNILPGHGGILDRIDALTSSLPFAILALLIFYSPAS, from the coding sequence ATGCTTAAAACCCGCATCCTCACTGCAGTCGTTATTCTTCCCTTGTTTTTATCGGCGCTGTTTTTATTACAAGATATCTTTTGGGTCATCGTAATACTTTCATTGACGATAATCGGATCGCGCGAATGGAGCCGGTTAGCGGGATTTTCAGTACGGAATACCATCATTTTTATGCTCCTGACCACATTCATCGGGGGAGAGTTGTTGTTTCAAATGAGTGAATCGTTAAAAGCGAATATTTACTCTCCGGATTTAATCTGGGTTTATATTTTGTCCGCAGCTTTTTGGATCATCAGTGTACCGCCCTATCTGAAACAGCTTTACGCAATAAAAAATCCGCTTATTTTGATGCTGACCGGCTGGATACTCTTGCTGCCCACTTGTCTTGCGCTCTATCAATTGCGTGCTATCAGTCCGGAGCTGTTACTGGGTTTTATGGCAACTATCTGGATTTCCGATAGTGCAGCTTATTTCACTGGAAGATCATTCGGTAAACACAAACTTGCTCCCCGGATTAGCCCGAATAAAACTTGGGAAGGTGTAGCTGGTGCTCTAGTTGCGGTATTACTTTATGGTCTGATCTGGGATTTCTGGTTTCTTGAAGAATCTTTAGCGGCGAAATTGATACCATTGCTACTGTTTATGGCGATATTAGGTATTATCGGGGATTTATACGAATCGCTGATGAAACGTCAGGCCGGTGTTAAGGATAGTGGAAATATTTTGCCAGGTCACGGTGGAATTTTGGATCGAATCGATGCTTTGACTTCTTCACTGCCATTTGCCATTTTGGCCTTACTTATTTTTTATTCACCCGCGTCATGA
- the tsf gene encoding translation elongation factor Ts, giving the protein MAEITASMVKELREMTGLGMMECKKALAETDGDMKAAEDLLRIKSGAKASKAAGRIAAEGVIGAYVSTDSKCGALVEVNCETDFVARNEDIINFAKSLAGLIATKNITDVAVLSEAALPGGETVETVRKALIMKLGENISIRRCGRHETQGQLAYYLHGTKIGVMIDYTGGDEVLGKDLAMHIAASKPMCVSKEQVSADVLAHERQIFTAQAADSGKPANIIEKMVDGRIAKYLAEITLLGQPFVKDPEQTVEKLLAKKSAKVNAFTMFVVGEGIEKKSENFAEEVKAQMEQAK; this is encoded by the coding sequence ATGGCGGAAATTACCGCGAGCATGGTCAAAGAATTGCGTGAAATGACCGGTCTTGGCATGATGGAATGCAAAAAAGCGCTGGCAGAGACTGACGGTGATATGAAAGCGGCAGAAGATCTGTTAAGAATTAAAAGCGGTGCCAAAGCAAGTAAGGCGGCAGGACGAATCGCTGCTGAAGGTGTCATTGGCGCGTATGTTTCGACTGACAGCAAATGCGGCGCACTGGTTGAAGTTAACTGTGAAACGGATTTTGTGGCCAGAAATGAAGATATTATCAATTTTGCCAAAAGCTTGGCCGGGTTGATAGCCACAAAAAATATCACGGATGTTGCAGTATTAAGCGAAGCGGCGCTGCCGGGCGGTGAAACTGTTGAAACGGTTCGTAAAGCGTTGATCATGAAACTGGGTGAAAATATCAGCATCCGCCGCTGCGGACGTCATGAAACACAAGGTCAGCTGGCTTATTACCTTCATGGTACTAAAATTGGTGTAATGATCGATTATACCGGTGGTGATGAAGTGCTAGGCAAGGATCTGGCTATGCATATCGCCGCAAGTAAACCCATGTGCGTTTCCAAAGAGCAAGTATCCGCTGATGTTTTGGCGCATGAGCGGCAGATCTTCACTGCACAAGCGGCTGATAGCGGTAAACCGGCGAATATCATTGAAAAAATGGTCGATGGCCGCATTGCAAAGTATCTGGCTGAAATCACTTTGTTAGGTCAGCCTTTTGTCAAGGATCCGGAACAAACCGTAGAAAAATTGCTGGCCAAAAAATCTGCCAAAGTAAACGCGTTTACGATGTTTGTGGTTGGAGAAGGGATAGAAAAGAAATCCGAGAATTTTGCGGAAGAAGTGAAAGCCCAGATGGAACAGGCAAAGTAA
- the rnhB gene encoding ribonuclease HII — MICGVDEAGRGPLAGPVYAACVILKADHPITGLADSKKLSENKRDALAIMIKQHAAAWAVAWATVEEIDQLNILQASLLAMQRAVKSLPFLPDGALVDGNQSPRLPCPVRTIIRGDSLIPAISAASILAKTARDAEMKRLHQLYPCYGFDKHKGYGTKAHLAALQEYGACKIHRQSFVPVKCLKLAMIIESPR; from the coding sequence CTGATTTGCGGTGTCGACGAAGCTGGCCGGGGACCCCTCGCCGGACCCGTTTATGCAGCTTGTGTGATACTGAAAGCCGACCACCCGATCACTGGACTGGCCGATTCTAAAAAGCTCAGTGAAAATAAGCGCGATGCGCTTGCAATCATGATCAAACAACATGCTGCCGCATGGGCCGTGGCATGGGCCACAGTCGAAGAGATCGATCAACTCAATATCCTGCAAGCAAGCTTATTGGCCATGCAACGTGCCGTTAAAAGCCTGCCGTTTTTGCCTGATGGCGCGCTCGTCGATGGCAATCAAAGTCCGCGCTTGCCATGTCCGGTGCGCACCATCATCCGGGGTGACAGTCTGATACCCGCCATTTCAGCCGCTTCCATTCTAGCCAAAACTGCACGTGATGCAGAAATGAAGCGATTGCATCAGCTTTATCCGTGTTACGGCTTTGATAAGCACAAAGGCTATGGAACCAAAGCGCATTTGGCCGCGCTGCAAGAATATGGCGCTTGTAAAATACACCGGCAAAGTTTTGTGCCGGTAAAATGCCTTAAACTTGCGATGATCATTGAATCGCCACGATGA
- the uppS gene encoding polyprenyl diphosphate synthase, with translation MPQGPSSTREIPETGSIPKHIAIIMDGNGRWAQSRYMPRIAGHKQGVETVRGVIKACMERGVAFLTLFAFSSENWRRPTDEVMSLMQLFLGALEQEITKLHENGIRFKVIGDISRFDPKIVEFIHLGEQLTANNTRLTFTIAANYGGRWDIMQAMRKMMAQSKDLPLNFEEESLAQYLSMSYAPEPDLFIRTGGEYRISNFLLWQLAYTELYFTDTLWPDFDEHELELAIQSYQQRERRFGRTSEQLQMTLSAEG, from the coding sequence ATGCCTCAAGGTCCGAGTTCAACCCGAGAAATACCCGAAACAGGTTCAATACCCAAACACATTGCTATTATTATGGATGGTAACGGCCGTTGGGCACAAAGCCGTTATATGCCTCGGATTGCCGGACATAAGCAGGGTGTCGAAACAGTTCGCGGTGTTATTAAAGCCTGTATGGAACGCGGTGTTGCTTTCCTCACATTATTTGCCTTCAGCAGCGAAAACTGGCGGCGGCCTACCGATGAAGTTATGTCTCTGATGCAACTGTTTCTTGGCGCATTGGAGCAAGAAATCACCAAATTGCATGAAAATGGCATCCGTTTTAAAGTCATCGGCGACATATCAAGATTCGATCCTAAAATCGTAGAATTCATTCACCTTGGCGAGCAGCTCACCGCCAACAATACGCGTCTCACATTTACGATTGCGGCCAATTATGGCGGCCGCTGGGATATCATGCAAGCCATGCGCAAAATGATGGCGCAGTCAAAAGATCTGCCGCTGAATTTTGAAGAAGAAAGCTTGGCACAATATCTGTCCATGAGTTATGCACCTGAACCGGATTTGTTTATCCGCACCGGCGGTGAGTACCGCATCAGTAATTTTTTACTATGGCAGCTGGCCTATACTGAATTATATTTCACCGATACACTATGGCCGGATTTTGACGAGCATGAGCTTGAACTGGCCATTCAATCTTATCAGCAGCGCGAGCGCCGCTTTGGCCGCACGAGTGAGCAGCTGCAAATGACACTATCCGCCGAAGGATAA